Proteins encoded by one window of Pseudomonas tructae:
- the argR gene encoding transcriptional regulator ArgR — protein sequence MTTQRIGFLIWPSTKALTLALAEEVLRVAQKVHPEVVYELSFLQAEAPGEGEWRLPGEPWAGKLEGCHRLFLLADEPPSAVGSSLASALKQLVRAGCVVGGLSAGVYPLAQLGLLDGYRAAVHWRWQDDFAERFPKVIATSHLFDWDRDRLTACGGMSVIDLLLAVLARDHGAELAGAVSEELVVERIREGGERQRIPLQNRLGSSHPKLTQAVLLMEANIEEPLTTDEIAQHVCVSRRQLERIFKQYLNRVPSQYYLELRLNKARQMLMQTSKSIIQIGLSCGFSSGPHFSSAYRNFFGATPREDRNQRRSSSPFELSSVPAERG from the coding sequence ATGACCACCCAGCGAATCGGTTTTCTCATCTGGCCCAGCACCAAAGCCCTGACCCTGGCGCTGGCTGAAGAGGTTTTGCGGGTTGCCCAGAAGGTCCATCCGGAGGTGGTCTACGAGCTATCGTTCCTGCAGGCCGAAGCACCTGGCGAAGGGGAATGGCGTCTGCCCGGTGAGCCCTGGGCCGGTAAGCTTGAGGGTTGCCATAGGCTGTTCCTGCTGGCTGACGAACCGCCATCGGCGGTGGGCTCGAGCCTGGCCAGCGCGCTCAAGCAACTGGTGCGCGCCGGGTGTGTGGTTGGCGGGTTGTCGGCCGGGGTTTATCCGTTGGCGCAACTGGGTTTGCTCGACGGCTATCGGGCCGCGGTGCACTGGCGTTGGCAGGACGATTTTGCCGAGCGTTTTCCCAAGGTCATCGCCACCAGCCATCTGTTCGATTGGGACCGTGATCGCCTGACGGCGTGCGGTGGCATGTCGGTGATCGATTTGCTGCTGGCGGTGCTGGCCCGTGACCATGGTGCCGAGCTGGCCGGTGCGGTGTCCGAAGAGCTGGTGGTCGAGCGGATTCGCGAGGGCGGCGAGCGCCAGCGCATTCCGCTGCAAAATCGCCTTGGCTCCAGCCATCCGAAGCTGACCCAGGCGGTGTTGCTGATGGAAGCCAACATCGAAGAGCCGCTGACTACCGACGAGATCGCCCAGCATGTCTGTGTCTCGCGTCGCCAGTTGGAGCGGATCTTCAAGCAGTACCTCAATCGCGTGCCGAGCCAGTATTACCTGGAACTGCGCCTGAACAAGGCGCGGCAGATGCTGATGCAGACCAGCAAATCGATCATCCAGATCGGTTTGTCCTGCGGCTTCTCTTCGGGGCCGCACTTCTCTAGCGCCTATCGCAATTTCTTTGGCGCGACGCCGCGCGAAGATCGTAACCAGCGACGTAGCAGCAGCCCGTTCGAATTGTCTTCGGTGCCTGCCGAGCGCGGCTGA
- a CDS encoding aspartate aminotransferase family protein codes for MSAPHDTVQRADFDQVMVPNYAPAAFIPVRGAGSRVWDQAGRELIDFAGGIAVNVLGHAHPALVGALTEQANKLWHVSNVFTNEPALRLAHKLVDATFADRAFFCNSGAEANEAAFKLARRVAHDRFGPEKHEIIATVNSFHGRTLFTVSVGGQPKYSDGFGPKITGISHVPYNDLEALKAQISDKTCAVVIEPIQGESGVVPADVAYLQGARELCDKHNALLIFDEVQTGVGRTGELFAYQHYGVTPDILSSAKSLGGGFPIGAMLTTNELAKHLTVGTHGTTYGGNPLACAVANAVLDVVNTPEVLAGVKAKHQQFKARLEQIGEKYGLFTQVRGVGLLIGCVLSEAWKGKAKEVFNAAEKEGLMVLQAGPDVVRFAPSLVVEEADINEGLDRFERAAAKLTQA; via the coding sequence ATGTCCGCTCCGCACGATACGGTACAACGCGCCGATTTCGACCAGGTGATGGTCCCCAACTATGCACCGGCGGCTTTCATTCCCGTCCGTGGAGCGGGCTCCCGCGTCTGGGACCAGGCTGGCCGCGAGCTGATCGATTTCGCCGGCGGCATCGCCGTGAACGTCCTGGGCCATGCCCACCCGGCGCTGGTAGGCGCCCTGACCGAGCAGGCCAACAAGCTGTGGCACGTGTCCAACGTGTTCACCAACGAGCCGGCCCTGCGTCTGGCGCACAAGCTGGTCGATGCGACCTTCGCCGACCGTGCGTTCTTCTGCAACTCCGGCGCCGAAGCCAACGAGGCCGCATTCAAGCTGGCCCGTCGTGTTGCCCATGACCGTTTCGGCCCAGAGAAGCACGAGATCATTGCCACCGTTAACAGCTTCCACGGTCGTACCCTGTTCACCGTCAGTGTCGGTGGCCAGCCAAAGTACTCCGACGGTTTCGGGCCGAAAATCACCGGCATCAGCCATGTGCCGTACAACGATCTGGAAGCGCTGAAAGCGCAGATCTCCGACAAGACCTGCGCCGTGGTCATCGAGCCGATCCAGGGCGAGAGCGGTGTGGTTCCGGCCGACGTTGCCTACCTGCAAGGCGCCCGCGAGCTGTGCGACAAGCACAACGCGCTGCTGATCTTCGACGAAGTGCAGACCGGCGTTGGCCGTACTGGCGAGCTGTTCGCCTACCAGCACTATGGCGTGACCCCGGACATCCTCTCCAGCGCCAAGAGCCTGGGCGGCGGTTTCCCGATCGGCGCCATGCTGACCACCAACGAGCTGGCCAAGCACCTGACCGTCGGCACCCACGGCACCACCTACGGTGGTAACCCGCTGGCTTGTGCTGTGGCCAACGCGGTGCTGGACGTGGTTAACACCCCTGAGGTGCTGGCTGGCGTCAAGGCCAAACATCAGCAGTTCAAGGCGCGCCTTGAGCAGATCGGCGAAAAGTACGGCCTGTTCACCCAGGTGCGTGGCGTTGGTCTGCTGATCGGTTGCGTGCTGTCCGAGGCCTGGAAAGGCAAGGCCAAGGAGGTATTCAATGCCGCCGAGAAAGAAGGCCTGATGGTCCTGCAAGCCGGCCCGGATGTGGTGCGTTTCGCCCCGAGCCTGGTGGTTGAAGAGGCCGATATCAACGAAGGCCTGGACCGCTTCGAACGTGCTGCGGCAAAACTGACTCAGGCCTGA
- the aruF gene encoding arginine/ornithine succinyltransferase subunit alpha yields the protein MLVMRPAQMADLGEVQRLAADSPIGVTSLPDDAGRLSDKIAASETSFAAEVSFNGEESYFFVLEDSSSGKLVGCSAIVASAGYSEPFYSFRNETFVHASRELKIHNKIHVLSQCHDLTGNSLLTSFYVLPELVGSGWSELNSRGRLLFMAAHPERFAESVVTEIVGYSDEHGESPFWDAIGRNFFDLNYAAAERLCGLKSRTFLAELMPHYPIYVPLLPDAAQEAMGQVHPRAQITFDILMREGFETDHYIDIFDGGPTLHARVSGIRSIAQSRVMPVKLDDTASKGGRPYLVSNGQLQDYRAVLLELDWAPGKPVSLSLEAAEALGVGEGASVRLVAV from the coding sequence ATGCTGGTGATGCGCCCCGCGCAAATGGCTGATCTGGGCGAAGTACAGCGTCTTGCCGCAGACAGCCCCATTGGTGTCACGTCCTTGCCGGATGATGCCGGTCGTCTGAGCGACAAGATTGCCGCTTCGGAAACCTCCTTCGCCGCCGAAGTCAGCTTCAACGGTGAAGAGAGCTACTTCTTTGTCCTTGAAGACAGCAGCAGCGGCAAGCTGGTCGGCTGTTCGGCCATCGTTGCCTCGGCCGGTTACTCCGAGCCGTTCTACAGCTTTCGTAACGAGACCTTCGTGCATGCGTCGCGCGAGCTTAAGATTCACAACAAGATTCACGTGCTCTCACAGTGCCACGATCTCACCGGCAATAGCCTGTTGACCAGCTTCTATGTGCTGCCGGAACTGGTCGGCAGCGGCTGGTCCGAACTCAACTCCCGTGGCCGCCTGCTGTTCATGGCCGCCCACCCGGAGCGCTTTGCCGAATCGGTGGTGACCGAGATCGTCGGCTACAGCGACGAGCATGGTGAATCGCCATTCTGGGACGCCATCGGCCGCAACTTCTTCGACCTCAACTACGCTGCGGCCGAGCGCCTGTGCGGGCTCAAGAGCCGGACTTTCCTGGCCGAACTGATGCCCCATTACCCGATCTACGTGCCCTTGCTGCCGGATGCCGCGCAAGAGGCCATGGGCCAGGTGCACCCGCGAGCGCAGATCACCTTCGACATCCTGATGCGCGAAGGCTTCGAGACCGACCACTACATCGACATTTTCGACGGCGGCCCGACCCTGCATGCGCGGGTTTCCGGCATCCGTTCGATTGCCCAGAGCCGGGTGATGCCGGTCAAGCTGGACGATACCGCCAGCAAGGGCGGGCGCCCCTACCTGGTCAGCAACGGCCAGTTGCAGGACTACCGTGCAGTACTGCTGGAGCTTGACTGGGCACCCGGCAAGCCGGTCAGCCTGAGTCTTGAAGCCGCCGAAGCCCTGGGCGTCGGCGAAGGCGCCAGCGTGCGCCTGGTCGCGGTTTGA
- the astA gene encoding arginine N-succinyltransferase, translating to MIVRPVRSSDLPALIELARSTGTGLTTLPANEERLSHRVGWAEKTFRGEAERGDADYLFVLENDEGVVVGISAIAGAVGLREPWYNYRVGLTVSASQELNIYREIPTLFLANDLTGNSELCSLFLRADHRSGLNGRLLAKARMLFIAEFPELFGNKIIAEMRGMSDEQGRSPFWESLGRHFFKMEFSQADYLTGVGNKAFIAELMPKFPLYTCFLSEAARNVIGRVHTDTEPALAMLKGEGFSYQGYVDIFDAGPAVECETAKIRAVHDSQALVLAVGTPGDDATPFIIHNRKREDCRITAAPARLAAGTLVVDPQTAKRLRLNAGDQVRAVPLSAAREAK from the coding sequence ATGATCGTTCGTCCCGTACGCAGCAGCGATTTACCCGCGCTGATCGAGCTGGCGCGCAGCACCGGCACCGGCCTGACCACCTTGCCGGCCAATGAAGAGCGCCTGTCGCACCGGGTCGGCTGGGCCGAGAAGACCTTCCGTGGCGAAGCCGAGCGTGGCGATGCCGATTACCTGTTCGTGCTGGAAAACGACGAAGGTGTGGTGGTGGGGATCTCCGCCATCGCCGGTGCCGTCGGTCTGCGCGAGCCCTGGTACAACTACCGGGTCGGCCTGACCGTCAGTGCTTCCCAGGAGCTGAACATCTACCGGGAAATCCCCACCCTGTTCCTGGCCAACGACCTGACCGGCAATTCCGAGTTGTGCTCGTTGTTCCTGCGTGCCGATCACCGCAGTGGCCTCAATGGCCGCCTGTTGGCCAAGGCGCGGATGCTGTTCATTGCCGAGTTCCCGGAGCTGTTCGGCAACAAGATCATTGCCGAGATGCGTGGCATGTCCGACGAACAGGGGCGCTCGCCGTTCTGGGAAAGCCTGGGTCGGCACTTCTTCAAGATGGAGTTCAGCCAGGCCGACTACCTCACCGGGGTTGGCAACAAGGCATTCATTGCCGAGCTGATGCCCAAGTTTCCGCTGTACACCTGTTTCCTCTCGGAAGCGGCGCGCAACGTCATTGGTCGGGTACACACCGATACAGAGCCGGCGCTGGCGATGCTCAAGGGCGAAGGTTTCAGCTACCAGGGCTATGTCGACATCTTCGACGCAGGCCCGGCGGTAGAGTGCGAGACCGCCAAGATCCGCGCGGTGCACGACAGCCAGGCGCTGGTGCTGGCAGTCGGTACGCCGGGCGACGACGCTACCCCATTCATCATCCACAATCGCAAGCGCGAAGACTGCCGCATCACTGCCGCACCCGCGCGCCTTGCTGCCGGTACCCTGGTGGTCGATCCACAGACCGCCAAACGCCTGCGCCTGAACGCCGGTGACCAGGTGCGTGCGGTACCGCTGTCTGCAGCCCGGGAGGCCAAATAA
- the astD gene encoding succinylglutamate-semialdehyde dehydrogenase, which yields MMTTHFIAGSWQAGQGEALQSLDPVSQKVVWQGQGASAGQVDDAVKAARQAFAGWALQSLEARISVLEAFAAALKGNADALAHCIGEETGKPLWEATTEVTSMVNKVAISVQSYRERTGEKSGPLADATAVLRHKPHGVVAVFGPYNFPGHLPNGHIVPALLAGNTVVFKPSELTPKVAELTVKCWIEAGLPAGVLNLVQGARETGVALAANPGIDGLFFTGSSRTGNLLHQQFAGRPDKILALEMGGNNPLVVDEVKDLDAAVYTIVQSAFISAGQRCTCARRLLVPQGTWGDALLKRLVEVCRTISVGAFDQQPAPFMGSVISLDAAKALLDAQVQLLANGGLSLLEMTQPQATAALLTPGIIDVSAVAERPDEEFFGPLLQVIRYSDFDAAIAEANNTQYGLAAGLLSDSHARYQYFWLQSRAGIVNWNKQLTGAASSAPFGGVGASGNHRASAYYAADYCAYPVASLETASLTLPATLTPGVSL from the coding sequence ATAATGACGACTCACTTTATCGCCGGCAGTTGGCAGGCAGGGCAGGGCGAGGCGCTGCAATCGCTCGACCCGGTCAGCCAGAAGGTTGTCTGGCAGGGCCAGGGCGCCAGCGCCGGGCAGGTTGACGATGCGGTCAAGGCTGCCCGTCAGGCATTCGCCGGCTGGGCGCTGCAATCGCTGGAAGCGCGCATCAGTGTACTCGAGGCCTTCGCCGCTGCGCTCAAGGGTAATGCCGACGCCCTGGCGCACTGCATCGGTGAAGAAACCGGCAAGCCGCTGTGGGAAGCCACTACCGAAGTGACCAGCATGGTCAACAAGGTGGCAATCTCGGTGCAGAGTTACCGCGAGCGCACCGGCGAAAAGAGCGGCCCGCTCGCCGACGCTACTGCCGTGCTGCGCCACAAGCCCCATGGCGTGGTTGCCGTGTTCGGTCCGTACAATTTCCCCGGTCACTTGCCCAACGGGCACATCGTGCCGGCGCTGCTGGCGGGTAACACTGTGGTGTTCAAGCCCAGCGAGCTGACCCCGAAAGTCGCCGAACTGACGGTCAAGTGCTGGATCGAGGCCGGTTTGCCGGCCGGCGTGCTCAACCTGGTCCAGGGCGCCCGTGAAACCGGCGTAGCCCTGGCGGCCAATCCGGGCATCGATGGTTTGTTCTTCACCGGCTCCAGTCGCACCGGCAACCTGCTGCACCAGCAGTTCGCCGGGCGTCCGGACAAGATCCTGGCCTTGGAGATGGGCGGCAACAACCCGCTGGTGGTGGATGAGGTCAAGGACCTGGACGCTGCGGTCTACACCATTGTCCAGTCGGCATTCATCTCCGCCGGCCAACGCTGCACTTGCGCGCGCCGCCTGCTGGTGCCGCAAGGCACCTGGGGCGATGCGCTGCTCAAGCGCCTGGTTGAGGTGTGCCGAACCATCTCGGTCGGTGCCTTCGATCAGCAGCCAGCGCCGTTCATGGGCTCGGTGATCTCCCTGGATGCGGCCAAGGCATTGCTCGATGCCCAGGTCCAGTTGCTGGCCAACGGTGGCCTCTCGTTGCTGGAGATGACCCAGCCACAGGCCACTGCCGCGTTGCTGACCCCTGGCATCATCGATGTCAGCGCAGTTGCCGAGCGTCCGGACGAAGAGTTCTTCGGCCCGCTGCTGCAGGTGATCCGCTACAGCGATTTCGATGCGGCCATTGCCGAGGCCAACAACACCCAGTACGGCCTGGCGGCGGGCTTGCTGTCGGACTCCCATGCGCGTTACCAGTATTTCTGGCTACAAAGCCGTGCCGGTATCGTCAACTGGAACAAGCAACTGACCGGCGCTGCCAGCAGTGCGCCATTCGGGGGGGTGGGTGCCAGCGGCAACCACCGCGCCAGTGCTTACTACGCGGCGGATTATTGCGCTTACCCGGTAGCCTCGCTGGAGACCGCCAGCCTGACCCTGCCTGCGACACTGACGCCAGGCGTCTCCCTATAA
- the astB gene encoding N-succinylarginine dihydrolase, translating into MKSFEVNFDGLVGPTHNYGGLSYGNVASQSNSQQASNPREAALQGLAKMKALMEMGFAQGVLAPQERPDVAALRRLGFAGTDAQVIERAAKEAMPLLVASCSASSMWVANAATVSPSADTADGRVHFTAANLNCKYHRSIEHPTTSRVLGAMFADSKHFAHHAALPAVAQFGDEGAANHTRFCRSYGEAGVEFFVYGRSAFDARYPAPQKYPARQTLEASQAVARLHGLSDEGVVYAQQNPAVIDQGVFHNDVIAVGNGEVLFYHEDAFLETEAMLGQLQAKLAKRGGNFKAICVPRSAVTVEDAVRSYLFNSQLLSRADGSMLLIVPEECRNNERVWAYLSSLTSSGGPVSEVKVFDLKQSMQNGGGPACLRLRVALNETELAAVNPGVIMTAPLYDTLTQWVEKHYRDRLSETDLADPQLLLECRTALDELTQILKLGSVYPFQRQP; encoded by the coding sequence ATGAAATCGTTTGAAGTGAATTTTGATGGTCTGGTCGGACCGACGCACAATTACGGCGGGCTGTCGTACGGCAACGTTGCTTCGCAAAGCAACAGCCAGCAGGCGTCCAACCCACGCGAAGCCGCGCTTCAGGGCCTGGCGAAAATGAAGGCGCTGATGGAGATGGGCTTTGCGCAGGGCGTGCTGGCCCCGCAGGAGCGTCCGGACGTGGCCGCGCTGCGCCGCCTGGGCTTTGCCGGCACTGACGCGCAAGTGATCGAGCGGGCTGCCAAGGAGGCCATGCCACTGCTGGTTGCCAGTTGCTCGGCTTCGAGCATGTGGGTGGCCAACGCTGCCACCGTCAGCCCGAGTGCCGACACCGCAGACGGCCGCGTGCACTTCACGGCTGCCAACCTCAACTGTAAATATCACCGCAGCATCGAGCACCCGACCACCAGTCGCGTGCTGGGTGCCATGTTCGCCGATAGCAAGCATTTCGCCCACCATGCGGCCCTGCCGGCCGTGGCGCAGTTCGGTGATGAAGGGGCGGCCAACCATACGCGCTTCTGCCGCAGCTACGGTGAGGCTGGCGTCGAGTTTTTCGTCTATGGCCGCAGCGCGTTCGACGCTCGCTACCCGGCGCCGCAGAAGTACCCGGCGCGCCAGACCCTGGAAGCATCACAGGCTGTCGCGCGCCTGCACGGCTTGAGCGACGAGGGTGTGGTCTACGCCCAGCAGAACCCGGCAGTGATCGACCAGGGCGTGTTCCACAACGATGTGATCGCGGTGGGTAACGGCGAAGTGCTGTTCTACCACGAAGACGCCTTCCTCGAGACCGAGGCGATGCTTGGCCAACTGCAGGCTAAACTGGCTAAGCGGGGCGGCAACTTCAAAGCGATCTGCGTGCCGCGCTCGGCTGTTACGGTAGAGGACGCAGTGCGTTCGTACCTGTTCAACAGCCAGTTGTTGTCTCGCGCCGATGGTTCGATGCTGCTGATCGTGCCTGAAGAGTGCCGCAACAACGAGCGGGTCTGGGCCTATCTGTCGTCGCTGACCAGTTCCGGTGGCCCGGTCAGCGAGGTCAAGGTCTTCGATCTCAAGCAGAGCATGCAGAACGGCGGTGGGCCGGCGTGCCTGCGCTTGCGCGTGGCACTTAATGAAACGGAACTGGCGGCGGTCAATCCAGGCGTTATCATGACTGCACCGCTGTACGACACCCTGACCCAATGGGTTGAAAAGCACTACCGCGATCGCCTGAGCGAAACCGACCTGGCCGATCCGCAGCTGTTGCTGGAGTGTCGTACGGCACTGGATGAACTGACCCAGATCCTCAAACTGGGTTCGGTCTATCCATTCCAACGCCAACCTTGA
- a CDS encoding topoisomerase II produces the protein MSDALQLILEDDDGTQLETSCTRFAVVWQGKEVWIQQDGRGQLLIGVDVEEGDAEYANLLLRPLATNLVSLQLEMEPADAGDDDDHVHGPDCGHHH, from the coding sequence ATGTCCGACGCCCTGCAGCTGATCCTTGAAGATGACGATGGTACCCAGCTGGAAACTTCCTGCACCCGCTTTGCGGTGGTCTGGCAAGGCAAGGAGGTATGGATTCAGCAGGATGGCCGTGGTCAGCTGCTGATCGGCGTCGATGTCGAAGAAGGCGACGCCGAGTACGCCAACCTGCTGCTGCGCCCGCTGGCCACTAACCTTGTGAGCCTGCAGCTGGAAATGGAACCGGCCGATGCCGGCGACGATGATGATCACGTTCATGGTCCCGATTGCGGCCACCATCACTAA
- the astE gene encoding succinylglutamate desuccinylase has protein sequence MLALGKLLELTLAGREPAEKTQVTADGVRMRWLGEGALEVRPPEACDNGLDLLLSAGIHGNETAPIELLDRLLHDIARGDLKPQARILFLFGNPEAIRRGERYLELDVNRLFNGRHDQVSGAEALRACELERLAATFFSVPERTRLHYDLHTAIRGSKIEQFALYPYKEGRQHSRRELARLRAAGMEAVLLQSKISITFTAYTYEQLGAEAFTLELGKARPFGQNDGVNVGRLETRLKQIIEGTEPEQPEALDGLQLFSVAREIIKHSDSFQLHLAADIENFSELEPGYLLAEDIADTRWIVEEEGARIIFPNPKVKNGLRAGILIVPAKPDQLA, from the coding sequence ATGCTCGCCCTCGGCAAACTGCTTGAACTGACCCTGGCCGGTCGCGAACCGGCAGAGAAGACCCAGGTGACTGCCGACGGCGTGCGCATGCGCTGGCTTGGCGAGGGCGCCCTCGAAGTGCGTCCGCCCGAGGCCTGTGATAATGGCCTGGACCTGCTGTTGTCAGCGGGCATCCATGGCAACGAAACCGCACCGATCGAGCTGCTCGACCGGTTGCTGCACGACATTGCCCGCGGCGATCTCAAGCCGCAGGCACGTATTCTTTTCCTGTTCGGTAACCCCGAGGCGATCCGCCGCGGTGAGCGTTACCTCGAGCTGGACGTGAACCGCCTGTTCAATGGCCGTCACGATCAGGTCAGCGGTGCCGAGGCCCTGCGCGCCTGTGAGCTGGAGCGCCTGGCGGCGACCTTCTTCAGCGTCCCTGAGCGCACCCGCCTGCATTACGACCTGCACACCGCCATTCGCGGTTCGAAGATCGAACAGTTCGCCCTCTATCCCTACAAGGAAGGCCGTCAGCACTCACGTCGTGAGCTGGCACGCCTGCGGGCAGCCGGCATGGAGGCGGTGCTGCTGCAGAGCAAGATATCGATCACCTTTACCGCCTATACCTATGAGCAACTTGGGGCCGAAGCCTTTACCCTGGAACTGGGCAAGGCGCGGCCGTTCGGGCAGAACGACGGTGTCAATGTCGGGCGCCTGGAAACCCGCCTCAAGCAGATCATTGAAGGTACTGAGCCTGAGCAGCCAGAGGCGCTGGACGGTTTGCAGTTGTTCAGTGTGGCGCGCGAAATTATCAAGCACAGCGACAGCTTTCAGCTGCACCTGGCTGCCGATATCGAGAACTTCTCGGAGCTTGAGCCAGGCTACTTGCTGGCCGAGGACATCGCCGATACCCGCTGGATCGTCGAGGAAGAGGGCGCCCGCATCATCTTCCCCAACCCCAAGGTCAAGAACGGTTTGCGCGCGGGGATTCTGATCGTCCCTGCCAAGCCCGATCAGTTGGCCTGA
- a CDS encoding 6,7-dimethyl-8-ribityllumazine synthase, with protein MQPTAIDSKHPTHERIAFIQACWHKDIVDQARKAFVEEMGKQGYQAGDIDFFEVGGAFEIPLHAKLLARGGRYAGIVAAGLVVDGGLYRHEFVAQSVISGLMQVQLETEVPVFSVVLTPHHFHAGDEHQNFYFEHFLVKGAEAAKTCADTLQKLRALRRNEVSQKRVG; from the coding sequence ATGCAACCTACCGCAATCGATAGCAAGCACCCTACCCACGAGCGCATCGCATTCATCCAGGCCTGCTGGCACAAGGATATTGTCGATCAGGCGCGCAAAGCCTTTGTCGAGGAAATGGGTAAACAAGGCTATCAGGCCGGTGATATCGACTTCTTCGAAGTCGGCGGCGCCTTCGAAATCCCCCTGCATGCCAAGCTGCTGGCCCGAGGCGGCCGTTATGCCGGTATCGTTGCCGCCGGCCTGGTGGTCGATGGCGGCCTGTATCGCCATGAGTTCGTCGCCCAGTCGGTGATCAGCGGCCTGATGCAAGTGCAACTGGAAACCGAGGTACCGGTGTTCTCGGTAGTTCTGACCCCGCACCACTTCCATGCTGGCGACGAGCATCAGAACTTCTACTTCGAGCACTTCCTGGTCAAGGGCGCTGAAGCGGCGAAGACCTGCGCCGACACCCTGCAGAAGCTGCGCGCCCTGCGCCGCAATGAAGTGTCGCAAAAACGCGTCGGCTGA